The Deltaproteobacteria bacterium nucleotide sequence GGCGGCGGTTACGATCTCTACGCGCGCACCCTGGCGCGCCATCTCGGCAAGCATATACCTGGCAATCCCGCGGTGGTGGTCGACAACATGACCGGCGCTGGCTCGATCATCGCCGCCAACTATCTCTACAAAATCGCCAAGCCCGACGGTCTCACCATCGGCCACTACTTGGGCGGCATCGCGCTCCAACAATTGCTCGGCAAGTCGGGCATCGAATTCGATGCGCTCAGGTTCAAATACTTGGGCGTGCCGGCGCAGGATAGTTTCATCATCGGCGTGCACAAGTCCACCGCCATCACCGATGTCCATGCCTGGATCGCGTCAAAGCAAATGGTAAAATTCGGCGGCATCGGCCCGGGCGCCGGCAGCGACGACATCCCGAAAATATTGGCTGCCACCATCAACTTGCCGGCCCAAGTCATCACCGGCTACAAAGGCACCGCCGATACCCGGCTCGCCTTCAACAACGGCGAAGTCCACGCCACCAGCAACGCTTGGGAATCGACCAAGTCGACCTGGCGCAACGAACTCGACTCGGGGACGTTGAAAATCGTCTTGCAAGCGACGCTCAAATCCCATCCGGAGTTGAAACAGATTCCCGTCGCCTATGAGTTGGCGAAAACCGACGAAGCGAGAAAGTTAATGGCCACGGTGCTGCGCGCCAACAGCCCGACGGTGCGCCCGTTCATGCTACCGCCGGCCACGCCCAACGACCGCGTGCAGATTCTGCGCAAGGCATTCATGGACACGTGGAAGGACCCGGAGTTAGTCGCCGAAGCCAAGAAGGCGCGTCTCGACATTGATCCCGCCGACGGCACCGAACTCGAACAAACCATCAAGGAAATATTCAAACTCGAACCGGCGCAAATCGCCAAGCTCAAAGAGATCTTGAAATAGCGGCTCGTTAGAGAAGAAAAAGGGATTACACCGCAGAGACACGGAGTTCGCAGAGTTCGGGAACAGCGAAGAGGGCGGGTTTAACACCCGCCTCTACCAATTCCGATTTATTTTGCGTTCTTTGCGTTCTTTGCGGCCAATCTTATGATTCCGAATTATTAGAACCTTTCATGGAGGAAACCCATGTCTGACTATTTCGTCATCGACGCCGACTCTCATGTCGAGGAGCCGGAAGAAGCGTGGAACTATTTGCAGGACAAATACAAAGAGCGGCGGCCTTTTCCCATCGCCGTGCCGAACCGGCCGATCCTCGCTAACTTGAACGCCTTCTGGTGGATCGACGGCGTCATCCATCCAAAAATTTCCGGCAGCAATCACACCGTCTTCGGCACCCCGCCGGTTTCCTATCATGCGACGCACAAGAAATTTTCCATCGGCAGCCAAACCCTGCTAGACGCCAGAGAACGGTTGAAAGACATGGACGCCGCCGGCGTCAACATCCAAGTCAATTTTCCCACGGTGTTTCTCGAAGAACTCACCGACGACATCGAGTTCGAAGCCGACCTGATGCGCAGCTACAACACTTGGATTCATAACGCCTGCAAAACCGATCCGAGCCGGCTCAAATGGGGCGCCATCATGCCGCTAAGAAATGTCCCAGCCGCGGTGGAAGAACTGAAGCGCACCAAAGAAATGGGCGCAGCGACCGCGATTATTTACGGAACCGTTGGCGAGAAATTATTGGACCTGCCGGAGTTCAACCCGTTCTTCGCCGAAGCTGAGAAACTGAACTTTCCCGTCAGCGCGCACACCGGCTGGAGCCATCCCGGCCTGCGCGCCAGCGGCACGACGATCATGGCGGCACACACGGTGACTTTCACGCTGCCGTTAATCCTCGGCTTCTACGGCGTCATCGCCGGCGGCGTGCTCGATCGTTTCCCCAAGCTAAGAATTTCGTTCTTAGAAGCCGGCGCCGACTGGCTGCCCTACATGCTGCAGCGCATGGATCACTATTTTCACTCTGAGAAGGCGATCGGCCGCCCAGGGTTGCCGCGGCGCGCGCCGACGGAATATTTTAAAGACTCCGAGATTTATTTCACCTGCGAAGGCGACGAGAAGCTCTTGCCGGAAGTTCTGAAATGGGTCGGCGACGACAAGATGATGATCTCCGGCGACATGCCCCATGCCGAAGCGCGGGATAATTCGATCACCGAGATCAAAGAACGCGGCGATATTAGCGAAGCGCAGAAGAAAAAAATTCTCGGTGAGAACGCCAAACGGTTTTTCGGGCTGTAGGCGAAACAGAATCTAAAAGTAAGGCAACGCCGTGCTCAAACTTGCGCCCTCATCATTCTTTTTTCCTCCCCCTCGACGGGGGAGGATTAAGGTGGGGGTGCTCAACCGCACTGCCAATACTCATTCGCACCAACCAGCATCACCCCTATCCTAACCTTCCCCCGTCAAGGGGGAAGGAATCGGAAAGAGCGCTCGCTTTATTTTCCTTTATTAAAAATCTCGTCGAAGCGCGCCACCGTTTCGTTGTAGTTCTCGATCATGCCTTCGGGCCGCGCCGGATAAAGCTTTAAGCCCTGGGTCAAACTCGGCGGATCGGGCGACACATCCGCCCGCGCCGGAACGCGCCGCTGCGCGCGTAGTAAACCCTGTCCTTCTTTCGACAGCGCAAAGTCGACGAACAAGCGCGCCGTGTTCGGATGCGGCGCTTTGTCGGGGATCGCGATGGCATTGATCGCGGTGATCGTCGGCCCTTTGAAACGCACCCAATCGATCGGCGCACCGCTCGCTTTCATGCGCTCGACGCGATTGGAGTAGACCACCGTGGCGAGCGCCGATTCGCCGGCGGCCACCAGCTGCGCCAACAGCGTGTGGCCTTTGCGCATTTGTAAATCTTGGCGCGCGAACTTTTTCATGAAGTCGAGTCCCTTGTCGCGCCCCATGAGTTGGATCGCGTGATAGAACCACTGGTACTCTTCGGTCTCTAAACTGATCAGTCCCTTCCATTTGGGATTGAGTAAATCTTCATAGCTCGTCGGAACATCTTTGGCCGCCACCAGCCGCGTGTTGTAGCCGATGACGTAGGGAATTTGGTAAAACGCCGACCAATGGCCCTGAGGATCTTTGAAGCCATCGGCGAGCGCCGCGGCTTCCTCGGAAACATAGCGCGCCAGCATGCCGGCGTTCTTGAGTTGATAGACTTGCACGACGCTGGTTTGAAAAACATCGGCGAGATGCGTGCCGGCGCGCTGTTCGACGATGAAGCGGGCCTGAACTTTTTCGCCGCTGGAGCGAAACAGGTCGGTCTTGATAAACGGATATTTGCGCGTGAACTCTTTGGTGAACTGGCTCGCCTCGTCGGTCTCCATGCCGGTGTACAAAACCAGCCGGCCTTCCTTCTTGGCGCCGTCGAGGATTCGCTCGCGCTCCGCGCTCGCCGCATTTGATTCTCGCGGCAGCGGATTGAGTACCATCAATAATCCGGCAACGACAAAGCAAGCGTTGGCAAAAAATGTTCGGCGCACGGCGATTTCCTTTCGCTGGTGTTTCAACGTGGTAAGCATATCTAGGGCGCGGCTGCTTGACAATCCGTCGCCGCCTCTCTTATCGTCTTCATTGTCGAACAGGAAACGCCGATGCTCTACGAATCCGAACAAGGCAAAGTTAACTTAGCGATTTGCGGCGACATCATGCCGTCGCGCCGGCTGGCGGTGTTTCACGAGCCGCAATTCCTCGCCCTGCGCGAACTGCTGCGCAATGCCGACGGTTGCTTCGCCAATCTCGAAAGCATGGTGGTGCGCTACGGCGAAGGCACGCCGGCGATCCGCACCGGCATGCACATGGTCACCGAACCGGAATTGCTCGAAGATTTAAAATGGTTCGGCTTCAATCTGTTAAGCTGCGCCAACAGCCACTCGCTCAACTTCGGCGAAGAAGGTTTGCGCTTGCAGAATAAATATCTCGACGCCGCCGGCATCGCCCACGCCGGCACCGGCGAGAATTTGCGCCAAGCCAGCAGCCCGGCGTATTTAGACACGCCCAATGGCCGCATCGCGCTGATCGCCGCCAGCGCCCATTTGCCGTCGGAGCAAAATCGCGCCGCCAATCAGCGCGTCGACTTTCGCGGCAAGCCCGGCGTCAACGCGCTCGGCTTCGAAACGACTTTCGTCGTCGACAAGCCTTCGTTTCAAGCGCTGCAACGGCTCGGCACCTCACTGGGCTTCGACGATCAACGCCAACGGCTGATCGATCACGGTTTTCACTCCGACGCGCAGATCGGCGCGGCGACCCAGACAGAATACAAATACCGCGGCGACCGCTACCTGCTCGGCGAAAAATTTGACATCCGCACCGCCTGCGATGAAAACGACGTCGAAGAAAATTTGCGCCAGATTCGCGAAGCGCGCCGTCAAGCCGACTGGGTGATCGTCAGCTTGCACAGTCAAGATTTGATCGGCCGCAGCTGGCTCACGGCGAAAAAACGCACCGAAGTCACCGAGCAGCCCGACTTCGTCCACGACTTCGCCCATCGCTGCATCGACGCCGGCGCCGATGTATTTGCATGCCATGGGCCGCATCTGTTGATGGGCATCGAGATCTACCGCGGCAAGCCGATCTTCTACAGCCTTGGCAATCTGATGATGCAAAACGAGACGCTGAATCACGTGCCGGCCTATCCGTTTGACCGTTTCGGTCTCGACAATCGCGCCACGCCGTCGGACTTTTTCGATCATCGCACCGGCAACGGCACCAAAGGCCATCCCGCGTCGGCGGAATTCTGGCAATCGGTGGCGGCGCTCTGCCGTTTCGAAAAACGGGCACTCAAGCAAATCGACATTTATCCCGTCGACATGGGCTTCGGCCAACCGCGTTCCCAGCGCGGCCGACCTGTGCTCGCCGAAGGTGAATTGGCGAAATCGATCTTGGAGCGCGTCGCCCGGGTCTCGGCGCCATTCGGCACCGTGGTCAAACCGCAAGCCGGCCATGCCCTAATCAGCGTGGATTAATTTTGCATTCTTTCAGGTTTACCGTGAGGATGATTTCACCACGAAGGCACGAAGAGCACGAAGTTCGGAATAATATCTTTCCAAAACCTTCGTGTCCTTCGTGCCTTCGTGGTGAACCGACCCATTCGAACATTTGGAATATTTTCAGGAGCGAGGCATGCCAGATTTCAAACTGATCTCCGCCGATAGTCACGTCAACGAACCGCCGGCCGCTTGGGAGCGCGTGCAAAAAGAATACGGCGAGCGCGCGCCGAAAGTCGTCCGCGACCCGGTAGGTAAGCCGAAAGGGATATGGCTCGTCATCGACGGATTGCCGCCCGTCGGTCTATCCCACTATTCCAAAGGCTTGGCGGTCGACAAGAGTCATGGCATCAGCGAAGTCGAGCAGGAAAAACATTTCCAAACCATCCGTTTCAACGAAACCTTTCGCTACGAGGATTACCGCGGCGGTTGGGATCCCGCCGTCCGGTTGCAGGATCAAGACACCGACGGCGTCGATGCTGAAGTTTTATTTTCCAGTGCCGTGCGCCAGCTCTACAGTATCACCGACGAACCGTTTCAGCGCGCGGTGTTTCACTCCTACAACGCTTGGCTGCACGAGTTTTGCAGTTACAATCCCAAGCGGCTGCTCGGTCTGGCGCTGATCCCGATCTTGGATATGAAAAATACCGTGGCGGATATTTATCACTACGCCAAGTTGGGTTTTCGCGGCGTGCAGATTCCGACGCGGATTAAAGACAGCGGCTATTACGAATCGTTTTACGAACCCCTGTGGCAGGCTCTCGAAGAGACCGGCCTGGTCTTGAACGTTCACACCAGCGTCACCCAAGGCGTCGCGCGCACGCACTACGAAGGACCGCGGGAAGAAGACCCGGTGAAAGAGCCGATCGGCTTCGCCAGAAAACAGGTGCCGGCTCAACAGTTCATCGGCAACATGATTTTGTCCGGCAACTTCGACCGTCACCCGAAGTTAAGAGTGGTCTGCGCCGAGTTCGACGTCGGCTGGGTGGCGAATATGGTACAGCAAGTCGACTACTGGTTCGGCCGCGCCAGCACCTTCGACGCGGAGAAAAATCTCAACAAACGGCCGCCCAGCGAGTATTTCAAGGAAAATATTTTCTTCACCTACCAAGACGACCGCGCCGGCGTGCTCACGACTTCGGTCTACGGCGAAGATAATTTTCTCTGGGCCAGCGACTATCCCCACGGCGTCACTACTTGGCCGCACTCGCAGGAAACCGTCGAGCGCAACTGCGCCGGCATCGACGCAACGGTCAAAAGAAAATTGAACCGCGGCAATGCCGCAAAGCTTTACGGCTTGGACGGCTAGTGTGGGCCGGCAACCAGGCGCAAACGAATTCTTCGTAGCGACTACTTTCGCAGCTTCAAGAATCTTCTGAATTCAAAATCAAAATAATACCGGGACGGCGGGAAATCCGCCAAATCGGATTTCGCCGTCCCGGTGTACAGCGAAAATGCGGAATGCTACAAGTCGTGGATGGATTGGGTTCTGCAGTTTCTCTGGCTGGTGCCGCTGGGATTTTTTGCCGGCGCCTATGGCACGCTGATCGGCGCCGGCGGCGGCTTCGTCTTGGCGCCGGCGCTGCTATTGATCTATCCGGCCGAAGCGCCGGAAACCATTACTAGCATTACTCTCGCGGTGGTTTTTTTTAACGCGCTCTCCGGCACCCTCGCCTACGCAAGAACCAAACGCATCGATTACAAATCCGGAATTATTTTTTCCCTCGCCACCATGCCAGGAGCGGTTCTCGGCGCGCTGACAACCAATGTCATGAGCCGGGCAAAGTTCAATTTGCTGTTCGGCTGTCTGCTGATAGTGATCGCACTCGCACTCGTCGTCAGCCCCGGCAAAAAAACCGCGGCGCAACAACCGCCGGGCAATGGCAACAGCCGAGAGATCTTCAGCCTGAGCAAATCCAAAATAATATTGGGCGTGGTCTTCAGCAGCGTATTCGGCTTCGTGTCGAGTTTCTTGGGCATCGGCGGCGGCTTCATGTACGTGCCTGCCCTGGTCTACATGTTGGGATTCCCCGTTCACATCGCCACCGCGACCTCGCTGTTCGTCTTGACGCTCACCGCATTGACCGGCAGCGCCACCCACATCGCCGCCGGTTTATTTCACCACGGCATCCAACAAGCCATCGGTTTATCGATCGGCGCCATCCTCGGCGCCCAGCTCGGCGCCAAAATATCCCAACGCATCCATGGCGATTGGATTTTGCGCAGCCTCGCGATCGCGCTTGGGTTGGCGGGAATCAGACTGCTAGTTTCGTCGTTGGGTTAGTGGATAGACTCTAGCTGCTGGCACATTGCGTGCCATTACGCGCGGCCCACTTCTCCGCCAAGAGCTTCAACGCTGGCCCGGTTTCCGGCCAATCATGAAGCGTCGCCGGGTCGAAGTCCGCCCCATTGGGCCACACAAGGGTATGAGCTTCGGAATCGATCTCAACTTGATTGAAGGTGTTCGGATTCTGCAGAGGACCATAGAGATCTCCTTCCAACACGGGACGAAAGTCGATTACCTGTGCAGAGCCATCGTCAAACACGACACGCAGGATGAATGGCTCAATGCGATCGAACGAAACTACGCGGTAAATTTTGTGAATCATCGGCCAAGCCTCACTTCAATGGCTCAATCTTAGCCGGAGGTCGACCCGCCTGCAATGCGCGCCAAGCGTCCATTAATTCAACCTTGTGAAGCTCGGCCCAGGCAAGCACGAGCCGTTCTTGTCGCCGCGGTAACGACCCCGCCAGCAGCTCTACCCTTTCGACATCAAATATTCCGACATGCTCTAGGTAGTAAGCGTGAAAATGCAGCGTGTGGTGCGGTCCTCCGGCTTCGACAAACATACGGATCATGATTCCGAAAAATCTGCTGAGCTCGGCATCTCAAGTCCGGATCGCAATCAAAAGGATGATCTTACTTATCCCCATGCTTGTCGCGCACGATCTGGATCTCCTCCAAACAGCCGGCGCACATGTAAGCCGCGTGGGGCAAGAATACTAGCTCATCGGTATCGCGCGGCTCCATGCAGATGCCACACAGCCCTTCGGCATTCGGATCGTCGGTAGCGCTTGGCGCGCCGTCGACATCGCCGCTAGTTTCTTTCGAAAGAATTTCATCGCACATGTCGACGCACTCGTTGCAGATGTGCACCGAGTGCCCCGCGATCAGTTTGCGCACTTCGTTTTGGTCCTTGCCGCAAAACGAACAGACCAGCTGCTTGCTCTCTTCGGCGAAACGCGGGACTTTGGCGTCCCATTGGTCGCCGAAAGCTTTTTTCAAAGTCTCTTCCAACGCCGAACCGATTTGAAACAATTGGCGCGCGATCTCGCTGCGCTTGGGCGTGCTCTTGGCGTCGAGAAAATTGCTCACCGCGCGCTGAAACGTCTGCAACGCCGCGCCGTATTTCTGTTCGCTGATCAAGTCGGCGCATTCGATGAAACCAAATTTTGATGGACTCGTTGCCATGATATTCCCCCAAAAACCTACGACGCCGCGTTCTCTTCCCGGAGTTTCCGCCGCGCCCCATCGTCTGTCAACCTAGCCCGCGAGAAAATTCGCCGGTCGCGTCGATTGACAGTTTCCATTCAATAGCGATAGAAACTCCGGTTATGAAAGACGCGGTCGAGCGGCTAAACGCCGAGTACGGTTTGAATCTCAGTGAAGACGAGATCGAGGTCATCGCTAAGCAGGCTGAAGCGGGGCAACGGCTTTTTCAAAAACTCTTTGCCGTCGATGTCGAGGGCGTCGCGCCGGCGCTAAAAATCGATCCGGCGGAGCGGCAATGAACGCCCGAGATCTTGAGAGCCTGACGATTGCCGGTCTCGCGCCGGAAATTAGCCGGCGAAAAATCTCTCCGGTCGAAGTGACGCGGCTATTTTTAGAACGCATCGAGCGCGTCAATCCGACTCTCAATGCCTACGTGACCGTCACCGCGGACAACGCCCGCGCCGACGCCAAGAAAGCCGAAGAGGAAATCGCTCAAGGCAATTATCGCGGCCCGCTGCACGGCATTCCCTTTTCGATTAAAGATAACATCGCGACCCAGGGAGTCAGGACCACTGCCGGTTCGAAGATTTTGGCTGATTGGATACCGGACTTTGACGCGACGGTTGTCGCGAAGCTCAAGCAAGCCGGCGCGGTGATTCTGGGAAAAACCAATCTTCACGAGTGGGCGCTCGGCGGCACGACCATCAATCCATTTTACGGCACCACGCGCAATCCCTGGGATCAGCAACGCATCGCCGGCGGCTCCAGCGGCGGCTCCGGCGCGGCCGTGGCGGCAAGCCTCTGTCTGGGTTCCATCGGCACCGATAGCGCGCAGTCGGTGCGCAATCCCGGCTCCATGTGCGGCGTCGTCGGACTGAAACCCACCTACGGCCGCATTAGCCAGTATGGCACGGTCGCGGGAACCGGCGCCTATTCTTGCAATCATACCGGCATCCTCGCTAAGAACGTCGAAGATGCCGCGCTGGTTCTGCAGGCCGTCGCCGGCCACGATCCGCACGATCCGTTGAGCGCCGGCCAAGCCGTGGGCAATTACCAGGCGAGCATCGGCAAGGGTGTGAAAAATCTTCGCGTCGGGATTCTGCGCGGTTACTTCGAGGAGGACATGGCCGCCGAGGTTAAAGAAACTTTTCGTCAGGCTATCGCCGTGCTCAAATGCTTGGGAATCCAAACCGAAGATGTCACGATTCCCCACATGGATCTGATTCCCGCGGTAAAAGTGTGCACCAGCCGGGTCGAGAACGCGTCGGCTCATGAGCGCAACCTGCGCACCCGCCCCGGCGACTACAGCCGGCAAACTTTGTTCGCCTATCTTTCGGCGCTGCTGGTGCCGGCCTCCGCCTACCTGATGGCGCAACGAGTGCGGCGCTTGATCTGCGGCGAATTTCACGAGCTATTGCAGCGCGTGCAACTGTTGGCGCTGCCCACCGTTCCCTTCACCGTGCCGACCATCGACGAGTGCAACGCCGGATGGCTCGACATCGACGGCAAAAAAATTCGCCGCCAGGACGAGCGCGGCGGCGCCGACAGCCTGTGCGCGATTCCGTTTAACGTCACCGGCCTGCCGGCGATGAGCGTCCCCTGCGGATTTTCAAAAGCGGGCACGCCCATCGGTATGCAGCTCGCCGCCGGGCCGTTTCAAGAGGAGCTGATTTTTAGCGTCGCCCACGCCTACGAGCAGGCCACCGAGTGGCATGAGCGCAAACCACGGCTAATGAGTACTTAGAAAATTGGAGGATGCAGCATGATCGACGCCAAGGTTCGTGAGAAAATCATCAAGGGCATCAACCGCGACGAGTGCGCCGAGTTGACCAAGCAGCTCTGTGACATTCCCAGTCCCACCGGCGCCGAGCGCGCCATCGGCGAATTCATCCTCGACTGGTATGCGCGCCACGGCATCAAACCGATCCGCCAGGAGATCGATCCCGACCGCATCAACGCGGTGGGCGTCATCGAAGGCCTCGGCCGCGGCACATCGTTGCAGATCAATGGCCATATGGACACCAGCTTCACGGGCACGGAGGAAGACCGTCTGTTCTGCGCCGAGCTCGACCCGCTGAGCGAACTGCGCGGCGCCATCCGCGACGGCAAGGTCTTCGGTCTCGGCGCCTCGAACATGAAATCCGGCGTTGCCGCTTTCATGGTGGCGGGCAAGGCGCTCAAACAAAGCGGCGTTGATCTCAAGGGCGATTGCATCCTCGCCGCGGTGGCCGGAGAAATCTCGCGCACGCCAATCGGACCGTATCAGTCGGGCGCCTACCGCGGCGAAGGCACCGGCACGCGCCATCTGCTAACCCATGGCATTCAATCCGACTATGCTATCTGCGCCGACCGTTCCGGCCATTGCATCGTCTGGGCACAAAACGGCGTGGTGCAAATTAAGATCAACACCTTCGGCAACCCCCACGCCGCCTGGGGCATGACCCGAGAACAAGAGCCGCCCGCCGAAAACAACGCGGTGCTGCAAATGATGAAAGTCATCCAGGCCGTCGACGATTGGGCGGCGGATTTCGAGAAACGTTGCGTCTACCAGTCCGCCAACGGCCCGCTCTTGCCCAAAGTCAACATCGGCGCCATCCAAGGCGGCGCGCCGTTTCGGCCCAATTATTTTCCCGGCGTTTGTTCGGTTTACGTCGACGTGCGCACGCCGCCGGAGCTGCGACCCGTGCAAGTCCAGCGCGAGTTAAAACAAGCGCTGACAAAAACCGGCATCAAGTTTGAAATGGAGATGTACGCCTCGCTCATGGGCTACGAAGCCAAAGGCGTCGAGCCGATCATTGAAGTCGTCAAGCAGGCTTTTAAAAGCGTGGCCGGCAAAGAACCGCCGGCGCCCAACGCCTTTCGCGCCAGCATCTGGACCGACACCAATATTTATAATGAAATGGGTATCCCGACACTCAAGTTCGGTCTCGGCGGCAAGAAACATGCGATCCGCTCCGAGCAGATCGACATCGAAGAGATATTTATCGGCGCGCAAGTTTATGCGCTGGCGGCAGCGGAGATCTGCAATTGGGAGAAGTGAAAATCCTCGTCGACACGACAAAATTATGGAACAGGAGAAGCACGAGCATGGAACGCAAAAAAATCTTGGCGGTGTTGCTAATCGGTTTTGCTTTAATCCCGCAAAGTGTCCGCGCTGTCGCGGCCGCTGAGCGTGATTCGCGCTTTGAAAAGCTCGCCAAAGATCTCTACCCCAGCGCCAAGGCGGAGGGCTCTCTAGTGCTTTACACGGTCTGGGATGTCGAGCATGCGCGCGTGTTGCTAGCCGCCTTCAGCAAGAGATTTCCAGGAATATCCACCACCTATTGGCAAGGGACGAGATCCGAAGTGACGACGCGGGTGTTGACCGAGTTTCAAGGCAACCAGTCAAGTGTCGATGTGATTCTCGGCGAGGAATTTGTTCTGCAAAGCGCCGGCGCTGTGAGTCCCTATCAAACCGTCCAGCAAGACGCGCTGGTACTGCACGACCCGGTGGCGCCTGTCGTCAGCGTGCAGATTCAGGCGCTTCCCTACAACACGAAAAAGCTTAAGCCCAATCAGCTCCCCAAAAGCTGGGAGGATATCGTCAACGGCAAATTCAAAGGCATGGTTGCCCTCGATGACCCGATGCGCGGCGGCCCTTTGAGCGCCATGCTGGCTGGACTCAAAGACGAATGGAAGGACGACGCCAGGTGGACGAGATTCGTCAAAGGGCTTAAAGCCCTAAACGTCACCGTGCATAAAAGCACCAGCGCCATGTTTCGCCTGCTCATCGCCGGCGAATACGCCCTAGCGATGCCGGCGTTGCTGCATGACGTTGTCCACGAAAAGGAAAAAGGCACACCAGTCGATGTCGTCAAGGCAGCCTTTCCAATCATTTCACCGCAGCAGGCGAAAATCTACGCTAAGGCGGCCCATCCCAGCGCCGGCAAGTTGTTCGCCGAATGGCTGGTCACGCCGGAAGGGCAGACGGCCATGGACTCGGTGGGTCGGTCGAGCTCGCGCAAAAACTTTAAAGCCAAGACTTCCATCGCCAATGTCTGGGGCAGCGGCGCCAAAGCAGTGGCCATTACCAATAAGGCGTTCTTCGAAGATCCACGCAAATGGCTCGATGCCAACGTCAAGCCGTTGTGGGAAGATTGACCCGGGACGCGCGGTGAACTTTCAAATACGCAATCCGAGTTAACTTGAACGTCAGTCCAGCACTTCCTTGAGCCGCGCCAGCATCGCCGGATTCATTTTGTAAATACCGGCGACAATTTTTTCCAGCGCCTCGCCGGTCACTGGATCGATATCGAGCTTGGACTTCTCTGCCTCGGCGATAAAATTTGGGTCTTTTAACGTCGCGAGAAACGCCTGGCGCATCAGCCGGACACGATCCTTCGGTGTGCCGGGCGGCATGACGAAGGGACGGGCGATATCGGCGGCGTCGTGAATACCAACTTGAATCAGCTGCTTCGCTTCATCCGTCTTAGCGTAGGCGATCGCCAGCGGAATCTTGGCCAGATCGGCGAGCGGTTTCGCCACTGCTTGCAAGACAATATTGACCTCGCCGGACTCCAGGCCGCGGGTCCAGGTGGACTTAATCGCATCCCAACTCCAGCAGGCGCCGGCCAACTCGCCGCTCTCGGCGGCGAGGCGAATATCCGCCGTGCCTTTGAAACCCACGACCAGCTGTATCGGCAGGCCCACCGCCACCTTGAGAATCTTCGGCACGTCGACGATGGGCCCCGAGCCGGTGGCGCCGAGCTTCACCGGCGTCTTCGCGGCGAACCAGCGATCGATGCTAGCGATGCCGCTCGCTTTGGTGAGCGCGCAAGCTGTCTTCTCCGGAATCGGCGCGCCGACAAATTCATATTTGCTCGCCTCGAACTCGGCGCCAGGGCGGCCGAGCAGTTGCTGCATGAACAGGCTGCCGACGAAATGGCCGAGCGTGAGGCCGTCCGGTTTCGCCGACTTGTAGACGTAATTGGCCGCGATCATGCTGCCCGCCCCCGGCATGTTGTCGACGACGAATGCCGGATTGCCCGCAATATGTCTGCCCATGTGGCGCGACATCGCCCGCGCGTAAACGTCGAAACCGCCGCCCGCCGACAGGCCGACAACGATGCGCACGGTCTTGCCGCGGTAGTAATCAACCTCAGCGCCGAGGCTCGTAGCCGAAAAAAAACCAACCGCCGCCAATACTGTCCATAGC carries:
- a CDS encoding extracellular solute-binding protein, coding for MERKKILAVLLIGFALIPQSVRAVAAAERDSRFEKLAKDLYPSAKAEGSLVLYTVWDVEHARVLLAAFSKRFPGISTTYWQGTRSEVTTRVLTEFQGNQSSVDVILGEEFVLQSAGAVSPYQTVQQDALVLHDPVAPVVSVQIQALPYNTKKLKPNQLPKSWEDIVNGKFKGMVALDDPMRGGPLSAMLAGLKDEWKDDARWTRFVKGLKALNVTVHKSTSAMFRLLIAGEYALAMPALLHDVVHEKEKGTPVDVVKAAFPIISPQQAKIYAKAAHPSAGKLFAEWLVTPEGQTAMDSVGRSSSRKNFKAKTSIANVWGSGAKAVAITNKAFFEDPRKWLDANVKPLWED